One genomic region from Equus asinus isolate D_3611 breed Donkey chromosome 8, EquAss-T2T_v2, whole genome shotgun sequence encodes:
- the SERPIND1 gene encoding heparin cofactor 2 isoform X2: MKCPFHSLIISLILTSVCGNDGLVDQLEKRREDSKPVDPQWRQLNSKNLSMPLLPADFHKENTVTNEWITEGEEDEDYLDLEKIFSEDDDYIDIIDAVSPTDAEASAGNILQLFQGKSRIQRLNILNAKFAFNLYRALKEQAKPFDNILIAPVGISTAMGMISLGLQGETHEQVHSILHFKDFVNASSKYEITTIHNLFRKLTHRLFRRNFGYTLRSVNDLYVQKQFPILDDFKTKVREYYFAEAQAADFSDPAFILKTNNHILKLTKGLIKDVLENIDPATQMMILNCIYFKGSWVNKFPVEMTHNHNFRLNEREVVKTSMMQTKGNFLAANDQELDCDVLQLEYVGGISMLIVVPHKLSGMKTLETQLTPQVVERWQKSMTNRTREVLLPKFKLEKNYNLVEALKSMGVTALFDKNSNMAGISGQRIIIDLVIREFQGLF, from the exons ATGAAATGCCCCTTCCATTCCCTCATCATTTCTCTCATCCTAACATCTGTTTGTGGGAACGATGGGCTGGTGGATCAGCttgagaaaagaagggaagattCTAAGCCTGTGGATCCCCAATGGAGGCAGTTAAACAGCAAAAACCTGAGTATGCCCCTTCTCCCTGCTGACTTCCACAAGGAAAACACGGTCACCAACGAATGGATCACAGAGGGGGAGGAGGACGAGGATTATCTGGATCTAGAGAAGATATTCAGTGAAGATGATGACTATATCGACATCATTGATGCGGTTTCACCGACAGATGCAGAAGCCAGTGCTGGGAACATCCTCCAGCTCTTCCAAGGCAAGAGCCGGATCCAGCGTCTTAACATCCTCAATGCAAAGTTTGCTTTTAACCTTTACCGAGCACTGAAGGAGCAGGCCAAGCCTTTCGACAACATCTTGATAGCCCCCGTGGGCATTTCTACTGCCATGGGAATGATTTCCTTGGGCCTGCAGGGGGAGACTCATGAACAAGTACActctattttgcattttaaagacTTTGTCAATGCTAGCAGCAAGTATGAGATCACGACCATTCACAATCTCTTCCGTAAGCTGACTCATCGCCTCTTCAGGAGGAATTTTGGGTACACACTGCGGTCAGTCAATGACCTTTACGTACAGAAGCAATTTCCAATCCTGGATGACTTCAAAACTAAAGTAAGAGAGTACTACTTTGCCGAGGCCCAGGCCGCTGACTTCTCAGACCCTGCCTTCATACTGAAAACCAACAACCACATTCTGAAGCTCACCAAGGGCCTCATAAAAGACGTTCTAGAGAATATAGACCCAGCTACGCAGATGATGATTCTAAACTGCATCTACTTTAAAG GATCCTGGGTAAATAAATTCCCAGTGGAAATGACCCACAACCACAACTTCCGGCTGAACGAGAGAGAGGTAGTCAAGACTTCCATGATGCAGACCAAGGGGAACTTCCTGGCGGCAAATGACCAGGAGCTAGACTGCGATGTCCTGCAGCTGGAGTATGTGGGGGGCATCAGCATGCTAATTGTGGTCCCACACAAGCTGTCTGGGATGAAGACCCTAGAGACACAGCTGACGCCCCAGGTGGTGGAGAGATGGCAAAAAAGCATGACAAACAG AACACGAGAGGTGCTCCTGCCTAAATTCAAGCTGGAGAAGAACTACAACCTGGTGGAGGCCCTGAAGTCAATGGGGGTCACAGCGCTGTTTGACAAAAACAGCAACATGGCGGGAATCTCAGGCCAAAGGATCATCATTGACCTG GTGATCAGAGAGTTTCAAGGGTTATTCTGA